The genome window TTTTGCCCCAAACCTCTTTTGAAGCTTGCATTTTACGGGCGATTTTATCAGTCCATTTATGTGGTACATGACAATCAGGACATGTAGCACGAACACCTGAGCGATTCGAAAAGTGAATCGTGGTTTTTAACTCTTCATAAGGGTTATCTTCCATTTCATGACAAGAAATACAAAACTCTTCGGTGTTGGTTATTTCTAAGGCGGTGTTAAAACCACCCCAAAAGATGATCCCGGCAACGAAACCGCCAATAACTAAAAAGCCTAAGCTGTAATGAACGCTGGGTTTGCGCAGTGTAGTCCAAATTTTAACTATTAAATTTTTCATAACCAAATCTACTCTTTTTCAGCTTTAGCTTTTTGTGCTTTTTCTTTCATTAGAGTATTCATGTCTTCAAAGGTGTTTTCAACTAACGGATCTGTATCTAGTTGAGGCACATGACATTGACTACAAAAATATCTGCGTGGTGACACTTCTGCTAAAAAGTTGCCATCTCTATCCATGTAATGGGTCACACTCACCATAGGAGCTTGTGATTCCTCAGTACGATTACGAGAGTGACAAGACATACACTTATTTACTTTTAAATCTACTTGATAGTTACGCACCTTATGTGGAATAAGAGGCGGCTGCATAGGGTAGTTTCGCTTTTGTTTAATATCGGTATTGGCAACGTTCGGCATAGCTTTAGGTTGCTTTTGCTGCTCAATACTAGTGTTATCTCTTAGCGTTGCTACTTCCGCTGCGTGGCTAAACGCAGCAATGGTAGAAAGTAATACACTTGCAGAGAATAAGGCCATAATTGATTTTTTCATTGTTATTCTCCTTACGCTTTAACTATTTTAATGGCACATTTTTTGAAATCCGTTTCTTTTGAAAGCGGGTCGGTTGCATCTAATGTGACTTTATTTACAAGGCGGCTTGCATCAAACCAAGGCATAAATACTAAGCCTCTTGGTGGCTTGTTTCTGCCTCTGGTTTCTACTCGGGTTTCAACTTCACCACGACGGGAAATAAGTTTAACTAAATCGCCACGACGTAATCCGCGTTTTTTAGCATCATCTGGGTTCATGTAAACAACGGCATCTGGCATCGCTTTATAAAGCTCAGGTACACGTTGTGTCATTGAGCCTGAATGCCAGTGCTCTAATACTCGACCGGTTGATAACCATAGATCGTACTCAGCATCAGGAAACTCTGCAGCTTGTTCGTAAGGTAAAGCAAAAATAACTGCTTTACCGTCTGGTTTACCATAAAAGTCGTAATCTGAGCCCGGTTTCACATATGGATCTGAACCTTCTTTGAAGCGCCATTTGGTTTCTTTACCATCAACCACCGGCCAACGTAAACCACGCTCTTTATGATATCGGTCATATGGAGCTAAATCATGTGCATGGCCACGACCAAATTCTGCATACTCTTCAAATAAACCTTTTTGAATATAGAATCCAAAATCGCGAGATTCCTGGTTTAATCTATCGTCTGGAATTTCTGCTAATGGGAATTCATTAACATTGCCATTTTCATACAAAACGCTAAACAGTGATTTACCACGATGCTCTGGCATTTTCGCCAATAACTCTTCAGGCCACACATCTTCAATTTGGAAGCGTTTTGAAAATTCAACCAATTGCCATAAATCTGAAAATGCTCCTTCTGGTGCGCTAACTTGTTGATACCAAGATTGAGTACGGCGCTCAGCATTACCATAAACACCTTCTTTTTCTACCCACATAGCGGTAGGTAAAATCAAATCTGCAGCTTGCGCGGTCACTGTCGGGTATGGGTCAGAAACAACGATAAAGTTTTTCGGGTTGCGATAACCAGGTAAACCTTCCTCGTTAATGTTCGCACCGGCTTGCATGTTGTTATTACATTGCACCCAGTAGAAATTTAATTCTCCATCTTTAAGCTTACGTGTTTGTAAAACTGCATGGTAACCAGGTTTTGGTGGAATAGTACCTTCAGGTAATTTCCAAATCTTCTCAGCGATTGCCCTATGTTTAGGGTTAGCCACAACCATATCTGCAGGTAAGCGATGAGAGAATGTGCCAACTTCACGGGCAGTACCACAAGCAGAAGGTTGCCCTGTTAATGAGAACGGACTGTTACCTGGAGTAGATATTTTACCGGTTAATAAATGAATGTTATAAACCAAATTGTTCGCCCAAACACCACGGGTGTGTTGGTTAAAGCCCATGGTCCAAAGTGACGTTACTTTAGTTTTTGGATCAGCATATAGCTCAGCTAAAGCGTTTAGTTTATCAACCGGAACTGTAGATAGTTCTGATACATACTCAGCAGTGTAAGTGCTAACGAACTTCGCGTACTCGTCAAAGTTAATTGGTTTAGAACCACCAGCTGTTGAACCATTGTTCTTTGCTTTCTTCTCAAGCGGATGCTCTGGTCGTAAACCGTAACCGATGTCAGTGTTACCTAAACGGAAGTTGGTATGCTTATTAACAAAATCTTTGTTAACTCGGTCTGTTTTAATAATGTAGTTCGCAATAAAGTTTAAAATTGCTAAATCAGTTTGTGGAGTGAAGATCATACCGTTATCAGCAAGATCAAAACTGCGATGTTCAAATGTTGATAACACTGCAACCTTAACATGCGGTGCACTTAAACGACGATCAGTTATGCGAGTCCATAAAATCGGATGCATTTCAGCCATGTTTGAGCCCCACAGTACAAAGGCATCGGCCGCTTCAAAATCATCGTAACAACCCATAGGCTCGTCGATACCAAAGGTGCGCATGAAGCCACCAACCGCTGACGCCATACAGTGACGGGCATTTGGATCAATATTGTTGGTTCTAAAGCCTGCTTTCATTAGTTTAACTGCAGCGTAACCTTCTTGTACTGTCCATTGACCAGAGCCAAACATGCCAACCGCTGTCGGGCCTTTTTCTTTCAGGGTCTTTTTAGCTTTTTCAGCCATGATGTCAAACGCGGCATCCCAAGTGATTGGAGTGAAGTCACCGTTTTTATCATATTTGCCATCTTTCATTCTAAGTAATGGCTTAGTTAAACGGTCTTTACCGTACATTATTTTTGATAAAAAGTAGCCTTTAATGCAGTTAAGACCTTTGTTTACCGGTGAATTAATATCGCCATGGGTAGCAACAACTTTGTTATCCATAGTGGCAACATTAACACTACAACCAGTACCACAAAAACGACATGGGGCCTTGTCCCATTTTAATTTGGTCATTTCGCTACTGGTAATTAAATTTGATGCAGTTGCAGGTACTGCTACACCTGCTGCGGTTGCCGCAACAGCAACAGCATTAGCCTTTATAAATTCTCTGCGATTAAGTTTCATAGCAATTCCTACTTATTCTTCTAAATATTGGTGGTAAACCGGAGCAAGTGTAAAAATGCCCGATTGATCTTTGATTTGGTCTGCATAGTTACCAATAATTCGTTGATTATCTGCTTCTATGGTAAATACTATTTTTCCAGTGTCGTTACTGGCATGAATTTCTGCGCCAGGTGTTGCTTCGATGCTTTTTCTTACTGCATCTTCTTTACTAACATCAACTTGCGCAATAAAGCTTGCTACATGATATTCAGTTGTTTCAGTCATTATTTAAGTTCCTTAAAAAGGAGTAATTCAGTTGAATTTGTTGGACAAGGTTTGATGCATGCACCACAACCTGTACATAAATCTTGAGTTATTTGTGGTTGCGGAATTGCACTATCAACATAGGCAAAGGATATTGCCCGGCTTTCACATACATCTTTACAGCTTTGACAATACACATTGTTTTTAGCCAAGCAGTTGTCTTTAATATTAAATTTACTTGGCCACGCTTGGCCTGTTTTATCTGCTTTAAAAAATGGCTGACTACAACTGGTGATGCAATCTTGACAGAATGTACATTCACCTTGCTCAAAATCAATTCTCGGATAGCCATCGCTGCCTTTAACTATAATGTTTTCAGTGCAAGCTGATAGGCAATCATTACACTTTGTACAGTCATTTATAAACGCACTTTCACTCGTGATCCAAGGCAGTCTGAAGGCTGGAGCGATAGTTGGTTTTTTACCTCTTAAAAAGTTACGACGTGATTGGTCGACATAAATTGTCATAAAACTTACTTAAACTCCTGGAGGGCCCAATATCAATTGACTGATCCAAATGGCAAATCCCAAACCACCAACAATAGCAACGGCTAAGATGGGAGCTAGGAAAATTGTAAGGAATAAAAAGGTATTGCGTTCATCTTTTTTTTGTTGCTCTGAACTTGCTATTTCACTCATGTTAATTCTAATATTTCTGTAACGTTTAAATGAGTATAGTAGCTGCTCAAAAAAAGGTGTTGATTTGAGTCAACTTTTAAAAAAAAATTTGTTAAAAAAGTATGTTTTTATGCTTGTAGTTAAGAAATTCACTTGATGAATATAAATTTTTTACTATTACCTGTTAAACTGATAAAAATATTTATAAATATGAAATGGTTAGTCAAATTAAATATCAGCAGTTATTCACCCAAATTCAGCAGATAACATTAGAAAATAAAACTCGCAGTTTGCTTGTTTTATCAGGTGATTATCAATGGCTTGAACAGCAGAAAAATTTAATGATTAAAGGGTCATTATCTAAAGGATTATATTTTTCTTTTTCCCCTGTATTGGATGAAAATTTAGACACCATTTATGTCAACAATAAAACCTATCGTCAGTACCTTGGTACTGAACAAAAACATGTTATTTTCGATGCTGAGAATACCTTTAATGTTGATGCATTTGCGGCTTTGTCAGGCACATTGGTTGCGGGTGGACAATGTGTGTTGCTGCTAACTAAAACGCAATTAGAAAATAGCCGTTTTAGTCAGAGGTTACTTACATTCTGTGATAAGTTTGAGCAAATTTATCGCTACCAACAATCAGATAAAAAACTTCCTTTAATACAAACATTTAACTCTGTAGTTACAAAAGTGGTTGCTGCTGAAAAGCAGCAAAACCGTTTTGGTTGTATTACCAATGAACAAGAAATTGCGGTCGATAAAATTATTAATATCGTTAAAGGTCATCGTGATAGACCATTGGTTATTACAGCGGACAGGGGGCGGGGAAAATCAAGCGCATTGGCCATTGCTGCAAGTGAAATCCTAAAACAAGATCAAAAGAATATTATTATTACCGCACCGCATCCTGATGCAGTTAATATATTTTTTAAGCAGCTGAAAATAAGCTTACCTGATGCAGTACAAACTGGCTTAACGGTTAACTACCAAAATTCTAAACTATTATTTTTACCGCTAGATGTGTTGATTAAGCAGCAACCAAGTTGTCACTTACTATTGGTAGATGAAGCGGCAGGCGTTCCACTGCCTTTACTGACAACATTGCTGCACAATTATCACCGGCAAGTTTTTGTTTCTACCATTCATGGTTATGAAGGGGCGGGGAGAGGCTTTAGCGGTAAATTTTTAAAACAACTGAGAAAAGCTCGCCCTAACGGTAACCACTATCACATGCATGAGCCTATTCGCTGGGCAAACAATGACCCTTTGGAGCAGTTTACTTTTGCCAGTTTATTGTTAAATAGTGAATTACCAATAGCTCAGTTTTGTGAGAGCACTGCGATTCAATATAAAGTACTCGCCAGTATAGATTTAATTAGAGATGAAGAACTTTTAAATCAGGTGTTTTCCTTATTGGTAACAGCTCACTACCAAACAAAGCCTAGTGATTTAAGAATGTTACTTGATGATCCGAATGTGAGCGTGATCATAACGCAGCAAAATGAACACATTTTAGCTGTAGCTTTATTACTCGCTGAAGGTGAAGTTGACAGCAGTTTAGCAATTAAAGTGAAGAACTCGTTAAGACGACTGAAGGGGCACTTTATTCCTCAATCATTGTTAGTGCACTGCGGGGTTGAAGATGCGTTTAATTATCGTTTTCTGCGCGTGATCCGAATTGCGGTTCACCCTGAATTACAAGCTAAAGGTTTGGGCTCAAAATTGTTAGCTTATTGTGTTTTTGAGAGTCAAAAACGGGGTTTTGACTTTATTGGTTCAAGTTTTGGCGCTAATCAACAATTACTCTCTTATTGGTTTAAAAGTAAATTTCACTTAGCGCGCATAGGGTTTAGCAAAGATGCTGCCAGCGGTGAACATTCAGCATTAGTCTTAAAACCGCTGAACTGTCGGGCCGAGCAATTAAGTAAGCAACTCAAACATCAGTTTTACCAAGACTTAAATTATTTTGCTAGCGATGAATATAAATATTTAGATACACAATTAATGTCTGAAATATTTATACATGCTGATAATCTAGATTCCCATTTAGCGCAAGATTTACAAGCGATAAAAGATTTTGCTGAAGGTAACCGAGTATTTTCCTGTTGTGCACCAGCGATAAAACGTTGTTTAACGACGACGCTTTCTCAGAATGATAATGTATCTCAGCTTGCCTCGTTAGAATTAGATGTTGCAATCAGAAAAGTAATTCAACAGCAAAGCATTAGCGAAATTTGTGTGGAATATAAGTTAACCGGCAAGAAAGCTTTGTTAAAGTTATTACAGAAACTATGCTCTGGATTGTTAACGCTAAAATAAGTAATTGAAGGCTCATTTATTATGAAGATAATTACGGTAGAGAATTTAACTAAACATTATAAGGATGTGAAAGCAGTAGATGATGTAAGCTTTGACATTATCAAGGGGCATTGTTTTGGTCTGCTTGGGCCTAATGGTGCAGGTAAAACTACTACTATTGAAATAATGGAAGGCATCATTAATAAAACTTCAGGCGAGGTTAAATATAATACTCAGGCAAATGCTGATGTAAGCCAGTTGATTGGTATTCAATTTCAAAGTACTGCCTTACAAGATTACCTGACTGTAACCGAAACGCTCAATTTATTTTCCTCGTTTTATGAAAAAACATTAAGCAATGAAACATTAATCGAGCTGTGTGATTTAAGCGAGTTTGTCAATCGTGATAACCGGCTTTTATCAGGTGGGCAAAGACAACGCTTACTACTGGCTTTGGCATTAATAAATGATCCTGAAATTGTCTTTTTAGATGAGCCTACTACCGGGTTAGATCCACAATCACGTCGACACTTTTGGCAGTTAATTAAAAACATTAAAGCACAAGGTAAAACAGTAATTTTAACTACCCATTATATGGATGAAGCCGAACAGCTTTGTGACAATATAGTGATAATGGATAATGGTAAAATTATCGAACAAGGCTCTCCTAAACAGTTATTAACCCGCCATTTTAAACAGGTTTTTATTTACCTTCCTGTTGAAAATGTTGGTAATGAACTTGCAACTAAACAACGGTGGAATATTGAAGAAACCTATGTTGAAATTAAGTCAGTTAACGTTGAGAAAACGGTTAAAGAGTTGATCGAACTAGCTGTGCCATTAACCGGTTTACATATTAAATCAGCTAATTTAGATGATCTATTTTTAAAGCTCACTGGTCATTCGCTCGGAGGCACATCCCATGTTTAAATTTTCACGATTTGCTGCTGTGGTTAAAGCCCGTAATTTAGAGTTTTTTCGGGATAAATCATCATTAGCATGGAATTTATTATTCCCGGTTTTGTTATTGGTTATTTTTTCATTTGCCTTTTCTGGTGATGGCAGAGCCGTTTACAAAGTCGGTGTTGTAACGCAACTAATTGAAAATATGAATGATTCCCATCCATTTATGCAAACCAAATATATTGATTTTGTCCAATACCAACAGCCTGAAAAAGCAATG of Thalassotalea fonticola contains these proteins:
- a CDS encoding cytochrome c3 family protein, with product MKNLIVKIWTTLRKPSVHYSLGFLVIGGFVAGIIFWGGFNTALEITNTEEFCISCHEMEDNPYEELKTTIHFSNRSGVRATCPDCHVPHKWTDKIARKMQASKEVWGKIFGTINTREKFEGKRRHLAENEWTRLKANDSLECRNCHNFDYMDFTAQSTRAEEQHSTSLASGEKTCIDCHKGIAHELPDMEGVEGW
- a CDS encoding chaperone NapD yields the protein MTETTEYHVASFIAQVDVSKEDAVRKSIEATPGAEIHASNDTGKIVFTIEADNQRIIGNYADQIKDQSGIFTLAPVYHQYLEE
- the napF gene encoding ferredoxin-type protein NapF; translation: MTIYVDQSRRNFLRGKKPTIAPAFRLPWITSESAFINDCTKCNDCLSACTENIIVKGSDGYPRIDFEQGECTFCQDCITSCSQPFFKADKTGQAWPSKFNIKDNCLAKNNVYCQSCKDVCESRAISFAYVDSAIPQPQITQDLCTGCGACIKPCPTNSTELLLFKELK
- the napE gene encoding periplasmic nitrate reductase, NapE protein, whose translation is MSEIASSEQQKKDERNTFLFLTIFLAPILAVAIVGGLGFAIWISQLILGPPGV
- a CDS encoding ABC transporter ATP-binding protein, producing MKIITVENLTKHYKDVKAVDDVSFDIIKGHCFGLLGPNGAGKTTTIEIMEGIINKTSGEVKYNTQANADVSQLIGIQFQSTALQDYLTVTETLNLFSSFYEKTLSNETLIELCDLSEFVNRDNRLLSGGQRQRLLLALALINDPEIVFLDEPTTGLDPQSRRHFWQLIKNIKAQGKTVILTTHYMDEAEQLCDNIVIMDNGKIIEQGSPKQLLTRHFKQVFIYLPVENVGNELATKQRWNIEETYVEIKSVNVEKTVKELIELAVPLTGLHIKSANLDDLFLKLTGHSLGGTSHV
- the napA gene encoding nitrate reductase catalytic subunit NapA, with amino-acid sequence MKLNRREFIKANAVAVAATAAGVAVPATASNLITSSEMTKLKWDKAPCRFCGTGCSVNVATMDNKVVATHGDINSPVNKGLNCIKGYFLSKIMYGKDRLTKPLLRMKDGKYDKNGDFTPITWDAAFDIMAEKAKKTLKEKGPTAVGMFGSGQWTVQEGYAAVKLMKAGFRTNNIDPNARHCMASAVGGFMRTFGIDEPMGCYDDFEAADAFVLWGSNMAEMHPILWTRITDRRLSAPHVKVAVLSTFEHRSFDLADNGMIFTPQTDLAILNFIANYIIKTDRVNKDFVNKHTNFRLGNTDIGYGLRPEHPLEKKAKNNGSTAGGSKPINFDEYAKFVSTYTAEYVSELSTVPVDKLNALAELYADPKTKVTSLWTMGFNQHTRGVWANNLVYNIHLLTGKISTPGNSPFSLTGQPSACGTAREVGTFSHRLPADMVVANPKHRAIAEKIWKLPEGTIPPKPGYHAVLQTRKLKDGELNFYWVQCNNNMQAGANINEEGLPGYRNPKNFIVVSDPYPTVTAQAADLILPTAMWVEKEGVYGNAERRTQSWYQQVSAPEGAFSDLWQLVEFSKRFQIEDVWPEELLAKMPEHRGKSLFSVLYENGNVNEFPLAEIPDDRLNQESRDFGFYIQKGLFEEYAEFGRGHAHDLAPYDRYHKERGLRWPVVDGKETKWRFKEGSDPYVKPGSDYDFYGKPDGKAVIFALPYEQAAEFPDAEYDLWLSTGRVLEHWHSGSMTQRVPELYKAMPDAVVYMNPDDAKKRGLRRGDLVKLISRRGEVETRVETRGRNKPPRGLVFMPWFDASRLVNKVTLDATDPLSKETDFKKCAIKIVKA
- a CDS encoding nitrate reductase cytochrome c-type subunit — protein: MKKSIMALFSASVLLSTIAAFSHAAEVATLRDNTSIEQQKQPKAMPNVANTDIKQKRNYPMQPPLIPHKVRNYQVDLKVNKCMSCHSRNRTEESQAPMVSVTHYMDRDGNFLAEVSPRRYFCSQCHVPQLDTDPLVENTFEDMNTLMKEKAQKAKAEKE
- a CDS encoding GNAT family N-acetyltransferase, which encodes MVSQIKYQQLFTQIQQITLENKTRSLLVLSGDYQWLEQQKNLMIKGSLSKGLYFSFSPVLDENLDTIYVNNKTYRQYLGTEQKHVIFDAENTFNVDAFAALSGTLVAGGQCVLLLTKTQLENSRFSQRLLTFCDKFEQIYRYQQSDKKLPLIQTFNSVVTKVVAAEKQQNRFGCITNEQEIAVDKIINIVKGHRDRPLVITADRGRGKSSALAIAASEILKQDQKNIIITAPHPDAVNIFFKQLKISLPDAVQTGLTVNYQNSKLLFLPLDVLIKQQPSCHLLLVDEAAGVPLPLLTTLLHNYHRQVFVSTIHGYEGAGRGFSGKFLKQLRKARPNGNHYHMHEPIRWANNDPLEQFTFASLLLNSELPIAQFCESTAIQYKVLASIDLIRDEELLNQVFSLLVTAHYQTKPSDLRMLLDDPNVSVIITQQNEHILAVALLLAEGEVDSSLAIKVKNSLRRLKGHFIPQSLLVHCGVEDAFNYRFLRVIRIAVHPELQAKGLGSKLLAYCVFESQKRGFDFIGSSFGANQQLLSYWFKSKFHLARIGFSKDAASGEHSALVLKPLNCRAEQLSKQLKHQFYQDLNYFASDEYKYLDTQLMSEIFIHADNLDSHLAQDLQAIKDFAEGNRVFSCCAPAIKRCLTTTLSQNDNVSQLASLELDVAIRKVIQQQSISEICVEYKLTGKKALLKLLQKLCSGLLTLK